A single Amphiprion ocellaris isolate individual 3 ecotype Okinawa chromosome 15, ASM2253959v1, whole genome shotgun sequence DNA region contains:
- the LOC129350603 gene encoding proline-rich protein 15, translated as MTERTPWWRAFLPPKRKSGSHKDTGSTHSFGPDFNPFEQRSEKKKDPTATASKTPGSQAPAQAESNKLSDLASDDTFDDSQMDSVFNEQTCRRNMKVSRSGRFKEKKKLRSSLPIQEKEPETVASGKEDIRRQRGGESDPRLLYRDA; from the coding sequence ATGACAGAGAGGACCCCATGGTGGAGGGCATTCCTACCACCAAAGAGAAAGAGCGGAAGCCACAAGGACACAGGTTCTACCCATTCCTTTGGCCCAGATTTTAACCCTTTTGAGCAAcggtcagaaaagaaaaaagacccCACGGCCACCGCCTCCAAGACCCCCGGCAGCCAGGCCCCGGCTCAGGCAGAGTCCAACAAGCTCTCTGACCTCGCCAGCGATGACACCTTTGACGACTCCCAGATGGACTCAGTCTTCAATGAGCAGACGTGTCGAAGGAACATGAAGGTGTCACGCTCGGGTCGAttcaaagagaagaagaagttgcGCAGCAGTCTCCCCATACAGGAGAAAGAGCCAGAGACTGTAGCGTCTGGGAAAGAGGACATCCGGCGGCAACGAGGAGGAGAAAGTGATCCGAGACTGCTTTACAGAGATGCTTGA
- the wipf3 gene encoding WAS/WASL-interacting protein family member 3 isoform X1 gives MPVPPPPPPPPPAAPPPPPPSAVLPQCPLEPLKLQAGGGGGGRNALLADIQKGAKLRKVTQVNDRSAPVVDKPKTNTGDVPGNVGASQGSSGGAAPVGPSLSGLFAGGFPALRPIGQRDLAGKTPVSRSSSSASMKPLWNPPASADSSSPPEPHRTAELQSSIHRLLAPSSSAPPSPSHGSRHLPPFPASPPPPPPPAPTCAPPPPPPPQAFQDRPANKPPPLPSCPPPPPPSQVTKPTWLPIQHSHHTSVSQPSTPPPPPPPAFQTPSPVPGDRSSGCFYPPPPPPTAYSEPSRFPILRDSPLGPPPPPPPPLPASFTPSCPSTLPPPPPKLAPVSSPAMRSLPPSYPCNAPTRRPPAVPRSAGVGRLAPPPAPPARSPSTELSTRIPPPPPPPPLPPSSLRNGHLHSLADDFESKFQFHPVEDLPPPDEFKPFPRIYPSKENRVNPKPPAIRTHLR, from the exons ATGCCGGTCCCCCCTCCTCCGCCTCCGCCTCCCCCAGCCGCCCCTCCACCACCTCCCCCCAGCGCTGTTCTGCCACAG TGTCCGTTGGAGCCTCTTAAGCTCCaggctggtggaggaggaggtggaaggaATGCCCTGTTGGCCGACATCCAGAAAGGAGCCAAGCTCAGGAAAGTCACACAGGTCAACGACCGCAGTGCCCCTGTTGTCGATA AACCCAAGACTAACACTGGGGATGTACCTGGCAATGTTGGCGCCTCTCAAGGCTCATCAGGTGGGGCGGCACCCGTGGGTCCCTCTTTGAGTGGACTTTTTGCTGGCGGGTTCCCCGCTCTGAGGCCCATTGGACAAAGAGACTTAGCGGGCAAGACTCCAG tgtctcGATCGAGCTCTTCGGCCTCCATGAAGCCTCTCTGGAATCCTCCCGCATCCGCCGACTCCAGCAGCCCTCCGGAGCCTCACAGGACAGCAGAGCTCCAGAGCTCCATCCACCGTCTGCTcgctccctcctcctctgctcctccgtCACCTTCTCACGGCAGCAGGCACCTGCCTCCTTTCCCTGCCTCGCCTCCACCTCCGCCTCCGCCTGCCCCTACCTGCGctcctcccccgcctcccccacCTCAAGCCTTTCAGGACCGGCCGGCCAACAagccccctcctctcccctcgtGTCCTCCCCCTCCGCCTCCCTCCCAGGTTACCAAGCCCACATGGCTCCCCATCCAGCACTCTCACCACACATCTGTCTCCCAGCCCTctactcctccacctcctcctccaccagcttTCCAGACTCCTTCGCCTGTCCCAGGCGATCGCTCCTCAGGGTGCTTCTaccctccgcctcctcctcctacgGCCTACTCAGAGCCCTCTAGGTTCCCCATTCTGCGCGACAGCCCCCTTggacctccacctcctcctcctccacctctcccaGCTTCCTTCACTCCCAGCTGCCCGTCCAccctccctccaccaccacccaaACTGGCCCCAGTGTCCTCCCCAGCCATGCGCTCTCTGCCGCCCTCGTACCCCTGCAACGCTCCAACTCGACGGCCACCAGCTGTGCCTAGAAGTGCAG GTGTGGGTCGACTCGCTCCTCCTCCGGCTCCTCCGGCACGTTCCCCTTCCACAGAGTTGTCCACCCGCATTcctccccctccaccaccacctcctctgcCCCCATCCAGTCTCAGGAATGGACACCTGCACAGCCTGG CAGATGACTTTGAATCCAAGTTCCAGTTCCACCCTGTAGAAGACCTACCTCCGCCCGATGAATTCAAGCCTTTCCCTCGGATCTACcccagcaaagaaaacagag TGAACCCCAAACCGCCAGCAATCAGGACACACCTCAGATGA
- the wipf3 gene encoding WAS/WASL-interacting protein family member 3 isoform X2, with protein MPVPPPPPPPPPAAPPPPPPSAVLPQCPLEPLKLQAGGGGGGRNALLADIQKGAKLRKVTQVNDRSAPVVDKPKTNTGDVPGNVGASQGSSGGAAPVGPSLSGLFAGGFPALRPIGQRDLAGKTPVSRSSSSASMKPLWNPPASADSSSPPEPHRTAELQSSIHRLLAPSSSAPPSPSHGSRHLPPFPASPPPPPPPAPTCAPPPPPPPQAFQDRPANKPPPLPSCPPPPPPSQVTKPTWLPIQHSHHTSVSQPSTPPPPPPPAFQTPSPVPGDRSSGCFYPPPPPPTAYSEPSRFPILRDSPLGPPPPPPPPLPASFTPSCPSTLPPPPPKLAPVSSPAMRSLPPSYPCNAPTRRPPAVPRSAGVGRLAPPPAPPARSPSTELSTRIPPPPPPPPLPPSSLRNGHLHSLDDFESKFQFHPVEDLPPPDEFKPFPRIYPSKENRVNPKPPAIRTHLR; from the exons ATGCCGGTCCCCCCTCCTCCGCCTCCGCCTCCCCCAGCCGCCCCTCCACCACCTCCCCCCAGCGCTGTTCTGCCACAG TGTCCGTTGGAGCCTCTTAAGCTCCaggctggtggaggaggaggtggaaggaATGCCCTGTTGGCCGACATCCAGAAAGGAGCCAAGCTCAGGAAAGTCACACAGGTCAACGACCGCAGTGCCCCTGTTGTCGATA AACCCAAGACTAACACTGGGGATGTACCTGGCAATGTTGGCGCCTCTCAAGGCTCATCAGGTGGGGCGGCACCCGTGGGTCCCTCTTTGAGTGGACTTTTTGCTGGCGGGTTCCCCGCTCTGAGGCCCATTGGACAAAGAGACTTAGCGGGCAAGACTCCAG tgtctcGATCGAGCTCTTCGGCCTCCATGAAGCCTCTCTGGAATCCTCCCGCATCCGCCGACTCCAGCAGCCCTCCGGAGCCTCACAGGACAGCAGAGCTCCAGAGCTCCATCCACCGTCTGCTcgctccctcctcctctgctcctccgtCACCTTCTCACGGCAGCAGGCACCTGCCTCCTTTCCCTGCCTCGCCTCCACCTCCGCCTCCGCCTGCCCCTACCTGCGctcctcccccgcctcccccacCTCAAGCCTTTCAGGACCGGCCGGCCAACAagccccctcctctcccctcgtGTCCTCCCCCTCCGCCTCCCTCCCAGGTTACCAAGCCCACATGGCTCCCCATCCAGCACTCTCACCACACATCTGTCTCCCAGCCCTctactcctccacctcctcctccaccagcttTCCAGACTCCTTCGCCTGTCCCAGGCGATCGCTCCTCAGGGTGCTTCTaccctccgcctcctcctcctacgGCCTACTCAGAGCCCTCTAGGTTCCCCATTCTGCGCGACAGCCCCCTTggacctccacctcctcctcctccacctctcccaGCTTCCTTCACTCCCAGCTGCCCGTCCAccctccctccaccaccacccaaACTGGCCCCAGTGTCCTCCCCAGCCATGCGCTCTCTGCCGCCCTCGTACCCCTGCAACGCTCCAACTCGACGGCCACCAGCTGTGCCTAGAAGTGCAG GTGTGGGTCGACTCGCTCCTCCTCCGGCTCCTCCGGCACGTTCCCCTTCCACAGAGTTGTCCACCCGCATTcctccccctccaccaccacctcctctgcCCCCATCCAGTCTCAGGAATGGACACCTGCACAGCCTGG ATGACTTTGAATCCAAGTTCCAGTTCCACCCTGTAGAAGACCTACCTCCGCCCGATGAATTCAAGCCTTTCCCTCGGATCTACcccagcaaagaaaacagag TGAACCCCAAACCGCCAGCAATCAGGACACACCTCAGATGA
- the LOC111579723 gene encoding peptidyl-prolyl cis-trans isomerase FKBP14-like: MLLAVLSWFCSSLLLSVSGGKLPEAEVQIEVLYRPFLCHRKSKYGDILLVHHEGYFENGTLFHSSRNEGDKQPVWFTLGIKEAIKGWDKGLQDMCSGEKRKLVIPPALAYGKEGKGKIPPESTLTFIIEVLEIRNGPRSHESFQEMDLNDDWRLSKQEVKEYLRKEFERHGYPPNDTLHENMVADIFAKEDKNKDGFISSREFTYKHDEL, from the exons ATGCTGCTGGCGGTGCTGAGCTGGTTCTGCTCctccctgctgctgtctgtcagcGGGGGGAAGCTGCCTGAGGCTGAGGTGCAGATAGAAGTTCTGTACAGACCTTTCCTCTGTCACAGAAAGTCCAAGTATGGAGACATTCTGCTGGTGCACCATGAGGGATACTTCGAGAACGGGACCCTGTTTCACTCTAG TCGAAATGAAGGTGACAAGCAGCCAGTATGGTTCACACTGGGCATCAAAGAGGCGATCAAAGGCTGGGATAAAGGTCTGCAGGACATGTGCTCTGGAGAGAAGAGGAAACTGGTCATACCTCCTGCACTGGCCTATGGGAAGGAAGGAAAAG GTAAGATCCCACCTGAAAGCACTCTGACCTTCATCATCGAGGTGCTGGAGATCAGAAATGGACCGAGGTCGCATGAGTCCTTCCAGGAGATGGACCTCAACGACGACTGGAGGCTCTCCAAGCAAGAG GTGAAAGAGTATCTGCGTAAGGAGTTTGAGCGTCACGGTTACCCCCCCAACGACACTCTCCATGAGAACATGGTGGCAGATATCTTTGCCAAGGAGGATAAGAACAAGGACGGCTTTATATCCTCCAGAGAGTTCACTTACAAACATGATGAACTGTAA
- the wu:fc38h03 gene encoding acetylcholinesterase collagenic tail peptide encodes MDLVQIAVSFHILLCPAWALSRHPYMDSILSAHPALRLLDEPVRFDPCCLMSPPPPPLFPPPPQLWKRGSPEGMSVLEPSVFGGEVQEKEKPVTPGCEPGPPGPPGPPGPPGPPGPRGPEGHGGLPGIRGPRGEKGEIGRPGSKGRTGAPGLPGKQGLPGWPGPEGPKGEKGDPGLMGLPGLRGPPGTKGLPGYKGDKGTRGDAGSAGPKGDKGSIGLPGMLGQKGELGPKGEAGVSGKRGPTGRPGKRGKQGMKGHSGSPGVMGPPGPPGPNGHPGPPGPPASGLYLVGEKGEKGVPGVPGHCDCDIIPTANNAPFGSYTDRRGGNKVSAIFVVNSEEEMNRLHLDNSIVFRKDQRMLYFRDKDGWKPIQPFQPFQSTEKVPDRVGVCGDGKVQAQHGEECDDGNQIVTDACLDCKWAYCGDGYRHEGMEECDGKDFGYQTCKSYLPGSFGQLRCTDACLIDSTGCKYFT; translated from the exons ATGGATCTGGTGCAAATTGCAGTGTCCTTCCACATTCTTCTGTGTCCTGCATGGGCCTTGTCCCGTCACCCCTACATGGACAGCATCCTCTCAGCCCACCCAG CCCTCAGGTTGCTGGATGAGCCGGTGAGGTTCGACCCCTGTTGTCTCATGTCACCTCCTCCGCCGCCGCTTTTCCCTCCTCCGCCTCAGCTTTGGAAGCGGGGCAGCCCT GAAGGCATGAGCGTATTAGAACCGAGTGTTTTTGGAGGAGAGgtgcaggaaaaagaaaaacctgtgACACCGGGGTGTGAGCCTGGACCTCCAGGACCTCCAGGACCTCCAGGACCTCCAGGACCTCCAGGACCACGTGGCCCAGAG GGTCATGGTGGATTACCAGGCATAAGGGGACCAAGGGGggagaag GGAGAAATTGGACGTCCAGGGTCAAAG GGACGTACTGGAGCTCCAGGCCTTCCAGGGAAACAAGGACTTCCAGGATGGCCTGGTCCAGAGGGACCCAAG GGTGAGAAAGGTGATCCAGGACTCATGGGTTTACCAGGACTGAGGGGACCACCAGGAACAAAG GGTTTACCTGGTTACAAAGGGGATAAG GGAACTCGTGGTGATGCTGGCTCAGCAGGACCAAAAGGCGACAAG GGTTCCATTGGTTTGCCAGGGATGCTTGGGCAGAAG GGTGAACTGGGACCAAAGGGAGAGGCGGGGGTCTCAGGGAAGAGAGGACCGACTGGACGCCCAGGAAAGAGAGGCAAACAG GGCATGAAGGGCCATAGTGGATCCCCTGGAGTCATGGGCCCCCCAGGACCACCAGGTCCTAATGGCCACCCTGGGCCACCTGGTCCTCCTGCCTCAG GTCTGTATCTAGTGGGGGAAAAGGGTGAGAAGGGTGTTCCAGGTGTCCCAGGTCACTGTGACTGTGACATCATTCCCACAGCAAATAATGCCCCTTTTGGAAGCTACACAGATCGACGTGGAGGCAATAAAGTCTCTGCA ATATTTGTGGTGAACAGTGAGGAGGAGATGAACCGTCTACATCTAGACAATTCAATAGTATTCAGGAAGGATCAGAGGATGTTGTACTTTAGAGATAAAGATGGATGGAAGCCCATACAG CCCTTCCAGCCGTTCCAGTCCACAGAGAAAGTCCCGGACAGAGTTGGTGTTTGTGGGGATGGAAAGGTTCAGGCCCAGCATGGAGAGGAGTGTGATGATGGAAACCAGATTGTAACTGATGCTTGTCTCG ACTGTAAGTGGGCCTACTGTGGAGATGGTTATAGACATGAAGGCATGGAGGAGTGCGATGGAAAGGACTTTGGTTACCAGACCTGCAAATCCTACCTTCCTGG ATCCTTTGGGCAGCTCAGATGCACCGACGCTTGCCTCATTGATTCCACTGGCTGCAAGTACTTCACCTGA